From Cotesia glomerata isolate CgM1 linkage group LG2, MPM_Cglom_v2.3, whole genome shotgun sequence, a single genomic window includes:
- the LOC123259518 gene encoding cullin-1-like: protein MESKLFSLPASEDLFSQNPVGMGASRIWEKIRLIMDRIYSENPMDNRHFQILEDRVEDCFGIMLELKEAINLTPEIVFGIFNTINERLKSYLNIYITHLFETFHELAGEDLISSHNILSSYNSKWEAYKQKSRELYDAFERVNNLLMYKFGDHLWTQEASQLHNTSFIDVFKLSFVTWRNVLLAGDNNLIIVTAALQLIEAERDGFKINTSLLSGLVHSYIELGELYKNNSDDGSVLYFYVEAFEKLFLEDTMHYYRREVNFLSSINCEIDYWTRAQQRFAQERARVKLYLHESTEKKLITVCENELTPKYLEDLMSAFKL from the coding sequence ATGGagtcaaaacttttttctctACCTGCTAGCGAAGATTTATTTTCGCAAAATCCAGTTGGAATGGGAGCATCCAGAATCTGGGAGAAAATTCGTCTGATTATGGACCGAATTTACTCAGAAAACCCAATGGACAACCGGCATTTCCAAATACTAGAGGATCGAGTTGAGGATTGTTTCGGCATCATGCTTGAGCTCAAAGAAGCGATAAATTTAACACCGGAAATAGTCTTCGgtatatttaatacaattaacGAAAGACTCAAGAGCTACCTAAACATCTACATTACGCATCTCTTTGAAACGTTCCATGAATTGGCAGGTGAAGATCTTATTTCTTCGCATAATATCCTGTCTTCATACAACTCCAAGTGGGAAGCGTACAAACAAAAAAGCCGAGAGCTCTACGATGCCTTCGAGAGGGTGAACAATCTTTTGATGTATAAGTTTGGGGACCATCTCTGGACACAAGAGGCTTCGCAGCTTCATAATACATCATTTATCGATGTTTTCAAGCTCTCTTTTGTGACCTGGCGAAACGTTTTGCTTGCCGgggataataatttaattatcgtaACCGCGGCGCTTCAATTAATCGAGGCCGAGCGCGACGGGTTTAAGATAAATACCAGCCTGCTCTCGGGGTTAGTGCACAGCTACATCGAGCTGGGAGAACTCTACAAGAACAATTCTGACGACGGATCAGTCCTGTATTTTTACGTGGAAGctttcgaaaaattatttctggaGGACACCATGCATTATTATCGCCGAGAAGTCAACTTCCTTTCATCGATCAACTGCGAAATCGACTATTGGACCAGAGCTCAGCAGCGGTTCGCTCAAGAAAGAGCGAGGGTGAAACTCTATCTTCACGAATCGACCGAAAAGAAGCTGATTACCGTCTGCGAGAACGAGCTAACTCCTAAATACCTCGAGGATCTTATGTCTGCGTTCAAGCTGTAA